The Geothrix sp. DNA segment CAGCACCTCCAGCCGTCCCGCGTCCTTCAGGATGGCCGCGGACTGGAGCACGGCCACATCGTGCTGACCCGAGGCGGACATGACGTCCTGGAAGTCGCGGTAGCCATCGAAGAAGGGCAGGATCTTGCGCTCCTCGGCGAAGAGCTTGAGGCCCTCGAGCAGTTGCGGTGCGGGGAGGGTGGGCCAGGGCACGGCCGTCAGCCGGGGGAAGATCGTGTGCAGGCGCTTGCGGCTGTCCTGGAGGCGGGCGGAATCCATGAGCAGGTCGGGGACCGTGCGCCGGATGGTGGCGGGGGTCTGGACCTGGGTGGTGAGGAACTCGAAGTGGCCGGAGTCCCATTCCAGGATTTCGAAGGCGGCCATCTCCCCGCGGGCCGACAGGGTTTCCGCGTGGATGACCTCGCCGCTGGAGAAGTACAGCACGCCGCTGATCCTGCCGGAGCTCACCTGGAGCATGCCCGTCTTCCGGTTGACGTGGAGCAGCTGGGCCACGTCGGTGAGGGAGATGCTCTCCAGGGTGCCGCGGAGGTTGCTCATGCCTGGCGCTCCGGAGTGAGGAGCTCTTCAAGCAGCACCTTGATCCGCGCACGGTTCACCGGCTTGACCAGGAAGATGTCGGCGCCGCTTCGAAGACCCTGCGACCAGGCCCGCTCGCCGTCGAATCCGGTGAGGAGGATCACCTTCATGCCCTGGCACTCCGGGTCGTCCTTGATGGAATGGCAGAGGGCCGTCCCGCTCTCCCCGGGCATCAGCACATCCAGGAAGATCAGGTCCACGCGTTCCTGCGCCAGGGCCTTCCGGGCGAAGCTCGAATCGGCCGCCTCGAGCACCCGGTGGCCCTCCAGCTCGACGAATTCCCGCAGGACCTGGCGAACGGCGGGGTCGTCATCCACGATCAGCACGGTGCTCATGGGCGGACCTCCCCCATGGCCGTGAGCATTTCCTCGACGGCCCGGTCCAGCCCCACGAGGACGGCCCTTCCGATGAGGCTGTGGCCGATGTTGAGCTCTTCGAGTTCCGGGATGGCGGCCACCGGGCCCACGTTCTGGAGGTTGAGGCCATGTCCTGCGAGTGCGCGGAGGCCCAGGCGGCTGGCCAGTCGCGCCGCATCCCGGAGGCGGCCCAGTTCCAGGGAGGGGTCGGAATCCATGGGCAGGTCGCTGTAGGTGCCCGTGTTCAGTTCCACGGCGTCCGCCTCCAGCTTGGCGGCCATCTTCACCTGGTCGAGCACGGGATCGACGAAGAGGCTGACGTGGATGCCCGCGCCGCGCAGCTCGCGGACCACGGGCTTGAGCATCCCCTGGAGGAAGATGGCGTCGAGGCCGCCCTGGGTGGTGAGTTCCTCGCGGCTCTCGGGGACCAGGGTCACCCAGGAGGGTTTGATGGGGATGACGGCTTCCAGCGCTTCAGGCGTCGCCGCGCACTCCACGTTCAGCGGCACGGCGAGGACCTCCTTCAGCACCCGGAGATCCCGCTCCTGGATGTGCCTGCGATCGCCGCGGATGTGGACCGTGATGCCGTGGGCCCCGGCGCTCTGGGCCAGGAGCGCTGCGGCCACCGGCTCAGGCTCATGACCTCCGCGGGCCTGGCGGAGGGTGGCCACATGATCGACGTTGACGCCAAGCCTGAGATTCAATGCGGGC contains these protein-coding regions:
- a CDS encoding response regulator, translated to MSTVLIVDDDPAVRQVLREFVELEGHRVLEAADSSFARKALAQERVDLIFLDVLMPGESGTALCHSIKDDPECQGMKVILLTGFDGERAWSQGLRSGADIFLVKPVNRARIKVLLEELLTPERQA
- a CDS encoding pyridoxine 5'-phosphate synthase, with product MNLRLGVNVDHVATLRQARGGHEPEPVAAALLAQSAGAHGITVHIRGDRRHIQERDLRVLKEVLAVPLNVECAATPEALEAVIPIKPSWVTLVPESREELTTQGGLDAIFLQGMLKPVVRELRGAGIHVSLFVDPVLDQVKMAAKLEADAVELNTGTYSDLPMDSDPSLELGRLRDAARLASRLGLRALAGHGLNLQNVGPVAAIPELEELNIGHSLIGRAVLVGLDRAVEEMLTAMGEVRP
- a CDS encoding DUF4388 domain-containing protein, coding for MSNLRGTLESISLTDVAQLLHVNRKTGMLQVSSGRISGVLYFSSGEVIHAETLSARGEMAAFEILEWDSGHFEFLTTQVQTPATIRRTVPDLLMDSARLQDSRKRLHTIFPRLTAVPWPTLPAPQLLEGLKLFAEERKILPFFDGYRDFQDVMSASGQHDVAVLQSAAILKDAGRLEVLEPDAHVTVVQLKTSLFKKGGHLELPRAMEGWWTALGPYRHGIQNIRVIWPKGPAVERVEFVTGLADKQVAIPRELMQAWGLAEGSHVKVRPAP